A single window of Haliotis asinina isolate JCU_RB_2024 chromosome 5, JCU_Hal_asi_v2, whole genome shotgun sequence DNA harbors:
- the LOC137283409 gene encoding sodium/hydrogen exchanger 9B2-like isoform X2: protein MSEGQTDKARDADGLAMQSCNNSSVKLSKDDMFSEGSATMDQDREVQFEIREELPKSEQPKKCLALRTCCHRTFKPIQTQYNPLPENATFGQKVKYFFMCPPHGKVGGFLLLLFMFGIWLAVLISLTGAEALPGGNLFALLVLFVACWFGGYLVSLVKNIIPFLPLPPLLGMLIVGGILRNVPHIAISTDIHPSWSSGARNMALGIILLRAGLGLDPSALRKLSFVVFRLAFSPCLMETVADAVASHLLLGFPWEWGFMLGFVIAAVSPAVVVPCLLSLQEQGYGVDKGIPTLVIAAASVDDVLAITGFGVVLGIAFSHGNLVWTLLKGPLEAVVGVALGVVAGIILWYFPQRSSKNLVLFRSVMLVGFGLMAIFLSTYLKWAGSGPLGCLTLAFVAALKWRKEFKEGEQNPIEGVVGVLWMIFQPLLFGLIGAEVEISSIDKNTIGLGLATLGIGLAVRMVVSFLAVFFTNLNKKERMFIPFAWLPKATVQAAIGAKAYEMAVSEGKPELENLGKQVLTLAVLSILVTAPLGAAIVSISGPRLLKLTLKDKGDDVEVAEAAVRDDEEEKEAEEEGGLREKMLQ, encoded by the exons ATGTCAGAAGGGCAGACGGACAAGGCCAGGGATGCAGACGGTCTAGCTATGCAGAGCTGCAATAACAGCTCGGTTAAGCTGTCAAAAGATGACATGTTTTCAGAAGGCTCTGCAACAATGGATCAAGATAGAGAGGTGCAGTTTGAAATCAGAGAAGAACTACCAAAGTCAGAACAACCAAAGAAGTGCCTTGCTCTACGGACTTGCTGCCACAGGACCTTCAAACCTATTCAAACACAATACAATCCATTGCCAGAAAATGCCACATTTGGtcaaaaagtgaaatatttttttatgtgtcCACCCCATGGGAAAGTAGGAGGctttctgttgctgttgttCATGTTCGGGATCTGGCTCGCTGTCTTGATCTCACTGACTGGAGCAGAGGCTCTTCCAGGAGGCAACCTGTTTGCATTGCTAGTGTTGTTTGTTGCCTGTTGGTTTGGTGGATATTTGGTGTCACTGGTTAAAAACATCATTCCATTCCTGCCCCTTCCTCCGTTACTAG GCATGTTGATTGTAGGAGGAATACTGCGAAATGTTCCCCACATTGCCATCTCCACAGATATACATCCATCCTGGTCATCAGGAGCCAG gaatatggcTCTGGGTATCATCTTGCTACGAGCTGGACTCGGACTGGACCCGTCTGCTCTCAGGAAGCTCTCGTTTGTCGTCTTCAGGCTGGCATTCTCACCGTGTCTGATGGAGACAGTTGCAGATGCAGTCGCATCACATCTCCTGCTTGGATTTCCTTGGGAATGGGGCTTCATGCTCGG GTTTGTGATTGCTGCAGTGTCCCCTGCGGTGGTGGTCCCCTGTCTGTTGTCACTGCAGGAACAGGGGTACGGAGTGGACAAAGGCATCCCCACCCTGGTCATCGCAGCAGCCAGTGTTGATGACGTTCTCGCCATCactggttttggtgttgtgctGGGTATTGCCTTCTCACACG GGAACTTGGTGTGGACACTGCTGAAGGGCCCCTTGGAAGCTGTGGTAGGCGTCGCCTTGGGTGTTGTGGCTGGGATCATACTGTGGTACTTCCCACAACGCAGCAGT AAGAACCTGGTGTTGTTTCGGTCTGTGATGCTGGTTGGGTTCGGTTTGATGGCCATCTTCCTCTCCACGTACCTCAAGTGGGCAGGGTCTGGACCTCTGGGATGCCTCACTCTCGCGTTTGTGGCTGCACTGAAATGGAGGAAAGAATTCAAAGAAGGTGAACAG AATCCGATTGAGGGTGTCGTTGGAGTCCTATGGATGATTTTTCAGCCATTACTGTTTGGTCTGATTGGTGCAGAGGTGGAGATCTCCAGTATTGACAAAAACACCATTG GTCTAGGCCTAGCCACGCTTGGAATTGGGTTGGCAGTACGGATGGTGGTGTCCTTCCTGGCAGTGTTCTTCACAAATCTCAACAAAAAGGAGAGGATGTTCATTCCATTTGCATGGCTGCCTAAAGCTACAGTGCAG GCTGCCATTGGTGCCAAAGCCTACGAAATGGCTGTTTCTGAAGGAAAACCAGAGCTGGAGAATCTAGGCAAACAG GTTTTAACACTGGCTGTGTTATCCATATTGGTGACGGCTCCGCTCGGGGCAGCCATTGTGTCCATCAGTGGACCACGGTTGCTGAAACTGACTCTGAAAGACAAGGGAGATGATGTTGAAGTTGCTGAAGCTGCTGTGAGGGATGATGAAGAAGAGAAGGAAGCAGAGGAAGAAGGAGGTCTAAGGGAGAAAATGCTCCAGTAA
- the LOC137283409 gene encoding sodium/hydrogen exchanger 9B2-like isoform X1: protein MSEGQTDKARDADGLAMQSCNNSSVKLSKDDMFSEGSATMDQDREVQFEIREELPKSEQPKKCLALRTCCHRTFKPIQTQYNPLPENATFGQKVKYFFMCPPHGKVGGFLLLLFMFGIWLAVLISLTGAEALPGGNLFALLVLFVACWFGGYLVSLVKNIIPFLPLPPLLGMLIVGGILRNVPHIAISTDIHPSWSSGARNMALGIILLRAGLGLDPSALRKLSFVVFRLAFSPCLMETVADAVASHLLLGFPWEWGFMLGFVIAAVSPAVVVPCLLSLQEQGYGVDKGIPTLVIAAASVDDVLAITGFGVVLGIAFSHGNLVWTLLKGPLEAVVGVALGVVAGIILWYFPQRSSKNLVLFRSVMLVGFGLMAIFLSTYLKWAGSGPLGCLTLAFVAALKWRKEFKEGEQNPIEGVVGVLWMIFQPLLFGLIGAEVEISSIDKNTIGLGLATLGIGLAVRMVVSFLAVFFTNLNKKERMFIPFAWLPKATVQAAIGAKAYEMAVSEGKPELENLGKQILTIAVLAILITAPVGAALVTIFGPRLLKKTENIQVGDIGDRQSHDLQGQNNPVFSVQDESGIPDSGCIQKEDASCQEGQLNGSRQEVSEMDSVRL from the exons ATGTCAGAAGGGCAGACGGACAAGGCCAGGGATGCAGACGGTCTAGCTATGCAGAGCTGCAATAACAGCTCGGTTAAGCTGTCAAAAGATGACATGTTTTCAGAAGGCTCTGCAACAATGGATCAAGATAGAGAGGTGCAGTTTGAAATCAGAGAAGAACTACCAAAGTCAGAACAACCAAAGAAGTGCCTTGCTCTACGGACTTGCTGCCACAGGACCTTCAAACCTATTCAAACACAATACAATCCATTGCCAGAAAATGCCACATTTGGtcaaaaagtgaaatatttttttatgtgtcCACCCCATGGGAAAGTAGGAGGctttctgttgctgttgttCATGTTCGGGATCTGGCTCGCTGTCTTGATCTCACTGACTGGAGCAGAGGCTCTTCCAGGAGGCAACCTGTTTGCATTGCTAGTGTTGTTTGTTGCCTGTTGGTTTGGTGGATATTTGGTGTCACTGGTTAAAAACATCATTCCATTCCTGCCCCTTCCTCCGTTACTAG GCATGTTGATTGTAGGAGGAATACTGCGAAATGTTCCCCACATTGCCATCTCCACAGATATACATCCATCCTGGTCATCAGGAGCCAG gaatatggcTCTGGGTATCATCTTGCTACGAGCTGGACTCGGACTGGACCCGTCTGCTCTCAGGAAGCTCTCGTTTGTCGTCTTCAGGCTGGCATTCTCACCGTGTCTGATGGAGACAGTTGCAGATGCAGTCGCATCACATCTCCTGCTTGGATTTCCTTGGGAATGGGGCTTCATGCTCGG GTTTGTGATTGCTGCAGTGTCCCCTGCGGTGGTGGTCCCCTGTCTGTTGTCACTGCAGGAACAGGGGTACGGAGTGGACAAAGGCATCCCCACCCTGGTCATCGCAGCAGCCAGTGTTGATGACGTTCTCGCCATCactggttttggtgttgtgctGGGTATTGCCTTCTCACACG GGAACTTGGTGTGGACACTGCTGAAGGGCCCCTTGGAAGCTGTGGTAGGCGTCGCCTTGGGTGTTGTGGCTGGGATCATACTGTGGTACTTCCCACAACGCAGCAGT AAGAACCTGGTGTTGTTTCGGTCTGTGATGCTGGTTGGGTTCGGTTTGATGGCCATCTTCCTCTCCACGTACCTCAAGTGGGCAGGGTCTGGACCTCTGGGATGCCTCACTCTCGCGTTTGTGGCTGCACTGAAATGGAGGAAAGAATTCAAAGAAGGTGAACAG AATCCGATTGAGGGTGTCGTTGGAGTCCTATGGATGATTTTTCAGCCATTACTGTTTGGTCTGATTGGTGCAGAGGTGGAGATCTCCAGTATTGACAAAAACACCATTG GTCTAGGCCTAGCCACGCTTGGAATTGGGTTGGCAGTACGGATGGTGGTGTCCTTCCTGGCAGTGTTCTTCACAAATCTCAACAAAAAGGAGAGGATGTTCATTCCATTTGCATGGCTGCCTAAAGCTACAGTGCAG GCTGCCATTGGTGCCAAAGCCTACGAAATGGCTGTTTCTGAAGGAAAACCAGAGCTGGAGAATCTAGGCAAACAG ATCCTGACCATTGCAGTGTTGGCCATCCTGATCACTGCTCCCGTTGGTGCTGCTCTCGTCACTATCTTTGGGCCTCGGCTGCTGAAGAAGACAGAAAACATTCAGGTTGGGGACATTGGAGACAGACAGTCTCATGACCTTCAGGGACAAAACAATCCTGTGTTCTCTGTACAGGATGAGTCAGGTATACCAGACTCTGGGTGCATCCAGAAGGAAGATGCCTCTTGTCAAGAGGGCCAGTTAAATGGCAGCAGACAAGAGGTGTCTGAGATGGACTCTGTTAGGTTGTAA